One Georgenia wutianyii DNA segment encodes these proteins:
- the fgd gene encoding glucose-6-phosphate dehydrogenase (coenzyme-F420), which translates to MLRIGYKASAEQFGPGELVDLVVQAEQAGFESAFISDHLQPWRHEGGHAPASLPWLGAAGARTERIVLGTSVLTPTFRYHPAVIAQAFATLGCLYPGRVILGVGSGESLNEAALGIPWPPGKERLARLREAVDLIRQLWSGERVTFEGTYYRTENATIYDRPEEQVPIYIGASGPVATRFAGRVGDGFITTSGKAPELYTDKLLPALEEGAEQAGRTLADLDLLMEVKVSFDPDRRRAMEDTRHWAALALTPEEKTGVEDPVEMQRLSDALPLERAASRWIVSDDPDEHVERIRTYVDLGFRHLVFHAPGPDQRRFIELYGEEVIPRLRRLTVPGGPAAP; encoded by the coding sequence ATGCTGAGGATCGGGTACAAGGCGTCCGCCGAGCAGTTCGGACCGGGGGAGCTCGTCGACCTCGTCGTCCAGGCCGAGCAGGCCGGGTTCGAGTCGGCGTTCATCTCCGACCACCTGCAGCCCTGGCGGCACGAGGGCGGGCACGCCCCCGCCTCGCTGCCGTGGCTCGGGGCGGCCGGCGCGCGGACCGAGCGGATCGTGCTCGGCACCTCCGTCCTCACCCCGACCTTCCGCTACCACCCGGCCGTCATCGCCCAGGCCTTCGCCACCCTCGGGTGCCTCTACCCCGGCCGCGTCATCCTCGGCGTCGGCTCCGGCGAGTCCCTCAACGAGGCCGCCCTCGGCATCCCGTGGCCCCCCGGCAAGGAGCGCCTCGCCCGCCTGCGCGAGGCGGTCGACCTCATCCGGCAGCTGTGGTCGGGGGAGCGGGTGACCTTCGAGGGCACCTACTACCGCACCGAGAACGCGACGATCTACGACCGCCCGGAGGAGCAGGTGCCGATCTACATCGGCGCCTCCGGCCCGGTCGCCACCCGCTTCGCGGGCCGCGTGGGCGACGGCTTCATCACGACGTCGGGCAAGGCTCCCGAGCTCTACACGGACAAGCTCCTGCCCGCCCTGGAGGAGGGTGCCGAGCAGGCCGGCCGCACGCTCGCCGACCTCGACCTCCTCATGGAGGTCAAGGTCTCCTTCGACCCGGACCGCCGACGCGCCATGGAGGACACCCGGCACTGGGCGGCGCTCGCGCTCACCCCCGAGGAGAAGACCGGCGTCGAGGACCCGGTGGAGATGCAGCGCCTGTCCGACGCGCTCCCCCTCGAGCGGGCCGCCTCGCGCTGGATCGTCTCCGACGACCCGGACGAGCACGTCGAGCGCATCCGCACCTACGTCGACCTCGGCTTCCGCCACCTCGTGTTCCACGCGCCCGGCCCCGACCAGCGGCGCTTCATCGAGCTCTACGGCGAGGAGGTCATCCCGCGGCTGCGGCGGCTGACCGTCCCCGGTGGTCCCGCCGCGCCGTGA
- the ppdK gene encoding pyruvate, phosphate dikinase, giving the protein MAKYVYRFSEGGMDQKDLLGGKGANLAEMSRLGLPVPPGFTITTEACRAFMRDGVVPADLRVEVTLALREMEDSLRRGLGDFHEPLLVSVRSGAKFSMPGMMETVLNVGLNDASVQGLTEYTGDERFAWDSYRRLIQMFGKTVLDIDGDLFADAHDALKAERGVKDDTELTGADLRGLVRTFKEIVREQSGQDFPQHPRQQLDMAIEAVLRSWNTDRAVLYRRQEGIPGDLGTAVNVQAMVFGNLGPTSGTGVCFTRDPSTGHSGVYGDYLPNAQGEDVVAGIRNTVPLAELEAINPEAYSELRQAMRRLETHYRDLCDIEFTIEDGRLWLLQTRVGKRTAAAAFRVATQLVDEDLITMDEAISRVTGAQLGKLLFPQFDAEADTELLTTGMAASPGAAVGEIVFDNAQAVARTEAGAEVILVRRETNPDDLQGMMVAAGILTARGGKTSHAAVVARGMGTCAVVGADALDVDVARQEVRVAGHTLHAGDIIAIDGTTGEVFLGEVPVVDSPVMTYISHGMDAGLAAAPDEETRELIVAVHRVLSHADDVRRLGVRANADTAEDAARGRERGAEGIGLCRTEHMFLGDRRELIERVILAGDDDEERTAALEALLPHQRADFIDILRAMDGLPTTIRLIDPPLHEFLPDLTELSVEVALAKERGEVDEKRERLLAAVRRMHEANPMLGLRGVRLGLVVPGLFALQVRAIAQATATLRAEGADPRPEIMVPLVGSVRELQLVRQETERILAEEGRAANVLLDLPVGVMIELPRAALTAHRIAEQADFFSFGTNDLTQTTWGFSRDDVEAAFFSQYLANGVLRISPFETIDGEGVGPLVRAGVAGGRATKPQLKMGVCGEHGGDPESIHFFHSAGLDYVSCSPYRVPVARLEAGRAAVMAGEDATA; this is encoded by the coding sequence ATGGCGAAGTACGTCTACCGCTTCAGTGAAGGCGGTATGGACCAGAAGGACCTGCTCGGTGGGAAGGGGGCGAACCTCGCCGAGATGAGCCGGCTGGGGCTGCCTGTCCCGCCGGGCTTCACCATCACCACCGAGGCGTGCCGGGCGTTCATGCGCGACGGCGTCGTCCCGGCGGACCTGCGCGTGGAGGTCACGCTCGCGCTGCGCGAGATGGAGGACTCGCTGCGCCGCGGGCTCGGTGACTTCCACGAGCCGCTGCTCGTCTCCGTGCGCTCGGGCGCGAAGTTCTCCATGCCCGGGATGATGGAGACCGTCCTCAACGTCGGCCTCAACGACGCCTCCGTCCAGGGGCTCACGGAGTACACCGGGGACGAGCGGTTCGCCTGGGACTCCTACCGGCGGCTCATCCAGATGTTCGGCAAGACCGTGCTCGACATCGACGGTGACCTCTTCGCCGACGCGCACGACGCCCTCAAGGCCGAGCGCGGGGTGAAGGACGACACCGAGCTCACCGGTGCGGACCTGCGCGGCCTCGTCCGGACGTTCAAGGAGATCGTCCGCGAGCAGTCCGGGCAGGACTTCCCGCAGCACCCGCGCCAGCAGCTCGACATGGCCATCGAGGCCGTGCTCCGCTCCTGGAACACCGACCGGGCCGTCCTCTACCGCCGCCAGGAGGGCATCCCGGGCGACCTCGGCACGGCGGTCAACGTCCAGGCGATGGTCTTCGGGAACCTCGGCCCGACGTCGGGCACCGGGGTGTGCTTCACCCGCGACCCCTCGACCGGGCACTCCGGGGTCTACGGGGACTACCTGCCCAACGCGCAGGGCGAGGACGTCGTCGCCGGCATCCGCAACACGGTGCCGCTCGCCGAGCTCGAGGCGATCAACCCGGAGGCCTACTCCGAGCTGCGCCAGGCGATGCGCCGGCTGGAGACCCACTACCGCGACCTGTGCGACATCGAGTTCACCATCGAGGACGGCCGGCTCTGGCTCCTGCAGACCCGCGTGGGCAAGCGCACCGCCGCCGCCGCGTTCCGCGTCGCCACCCAGCTGGTCGACGAGGACCTCATCACGATGGACGAGGCGATCAGCCGGGTGACCGGCGCCCAGCTCGGCAAGCTGCTCTTCCCGCAGTTCGACGCCGAGGCGGACACCGAGCTGCTCACCACCGGCATGGCTGCCTCGCCGGGCGCGGCCGTCGGGGAGATCGTCTTCGACAACGCCCAGGCCGTCGCACGCACCGAGGCCGGGGCCGAGGTCATCCTCGTGCGGCGCGAGACCAACCCCGACGACCTCCAGGGCATGATGGTCGCCGCCGGCATCCTCACCGCGCGCGGCGGCAAGACCTCCCACGCCGCCGTCGTCGCCCGCGGCATGGGCACCTGCGCCGTCGTCGGGGCCGACGCGCTCGACGTCGACGTCGCCCGCCAGGAGGTCCGGGTCGCCGGCCACACGCTGCACGCGGGTGACATCATCGCCATCGACGGGACGACCGGCGAGGTGTTCCTCGGCGAGGTGCCCGTCGTCGACTCCCCGGTGATGACCTACATCTCCCACGGCATGGACGCCGGCCTCGCCGCGGCACCGGACGAGGAGACCCGCGAGCTCATCGTCGCCGTCCACCGCGTCCTCAGCCACGCCGACGACGTCCGCCGGCTCGGGGTGCGCGCGAACGCGGACACCGCCGAGGACGCCGCCCGCGGCCGTGAGCGCGGGGCCGAGGGCATCGGCCTGTGCCGCACCGAGCACATGTTCCTCGGGGACCGGCGCGAGCTCATCGAGCGGGTCATCCTCGCCGGCGACGACGACGAGGAGCGCACTGCGGCGCTCGAGGCGCTCCTGCCGCACCAGCGGGCCGACTTCATCGACATCCTGCGCGCGATGGACGGGCTGCCGACGACGATCCGGCTCATCGACCCGCCGCTCCACGAGTTCCTGCCCGATCTCACCGAGCTGTCGGTGGAGGTGGCGCTCGCGAAGGAGCGGGGGGAGGTGGACGAGAAGCGTGAGCGGCTGCTCGCCGCGGTGCGCCGGATGCACGAGGCCAACCCGATGCTCGGCCTGCGCGGCGTGCGCCTCGGGCTGGTCGTCCCCGGGCTGTTCGCCCTCCAGGTGCGCGCCATCGCCCAGGCGACCGCGACCCTGCGCGCCGAGGGCGCCGACCCGCGGCCGGAGATCATGGTCCCGCTCGTCGGCTCGGTCCGCGAGCTCCAGCTCGTGCGGCAGGAGACCGAGCGGATCCTCGCCGAGGAGGGCAGGGCGGCGAACGTGCTCCTCGACCTGCCCGTCGGCGTGATGATCGAGCTGCCGCGAGCGGCGCTCACCGCCCACCGCATCGCCGAGCAGGCGGACTTCTTCTCCTTCGGCACCAACGACCTCACCCAGACGACGTGGGGCTTCTCCCGGGACGACGTCGAGGCGGCGTTCTTCTCCCAGTACCTGGCCAACGGCGTGCTGCGCATCTCCCCGTTCGAGACGATCGACGGCGAGGGCGTGGGCCCGCTCGTGCGGGCCGGCGTCGCGGGCGGACGGGCGACCAAGCCGCAGCTGAAGATGGGGGTGTGCGGCGAGCACGGCGGGGACCCGGAGTCGATCCACTTCTTCCACTCCGCGGGGCTCGACTACGTCTCCTGCTCCCCCTACCGGGTGCCGGTGGCCCGGCTCGAGGCCGGACGGGCGGCCGTCATGGCGGGGGAGGACGCGACGGCGTGA
- a CDS encoding GNAT family N-acetyltransferase, which translates to MRSASLWQWNRLRCRMAEIEVEDNPQRHRYEATSGQELLGVALYEREGDVLVLTHTVVDRAAEGHGVGSALARTALDTARDHGLRVLPRCPFMAGWVERHPEYADLVA; encoded by the coding sequence GTGCGCTCCGCGAGCCTGTGGCAGTGGAACCGGTTACGGTGCCGCATGGCTGAGATCGAGGTGGAGGACAATCCCCAGCGGCACCGGTACGAGGCGACGTCCGGGCAGGAGCTCCTCGGCGTCGCACTCTACGAGCGGGAGGGCGACGTCCTCGTCCTCACCCACACGGTGGTGGACAGGGCGGCCGAGGGGCACGGCGTCGGCTCGGCCCTCGCCCGGACGGCGCTGGACACGGCCCGGGACCACGGCCTGCGGGTGCTGCCGCGGTGCCCGTTCATGGCCGGGTGGGTCGAGCGGCACCCGGAGTACGCCGACCTCGTCGCCTGA
- a CDS encoding bifunctional 2-methylcitrate synthase/citrate synthase translates to MSEEIRKGLVGVVADRTAISEIDPETSSLLYRGYAVEELAARCTFEEVAYLLWHGELPTRLQLLEMEGEGRAQRAMDERVRTAVDLLPTTAHPMEVLRTAVSVIGATDPYAGDRSSDYAKAVRLLSQIPPVIAYDQRRRRGLPVVPPRPDLGFVENFLHMTFGRVPAPVVVDAFRISLILYAEHSFNASTFTARVITSTLSDLYSAVVGAIGALKGPLHGGANEAVMDTLEEIGDASRTLAWLDETLAARRRVMGFGHRVYKKGDPRVPTMRAALGRLVEHYERHDVLDLYTSLERAMAERTGIAPNLDYPSGPAYHLMGFDTRLFTPLLVAARVTGWTAHVMEQAADNTLIRPLADYVGAEERHVAEHDG, encoded by the coding sequence ATGAGCGAGGAGATCCGCAAGGGTCTGGTCGGCGTCGTCGCCGACCGGACGGCGATATCGGAGATCGACCCGGAGACGAGCTCGCTGCTCTACCGGGGCTACGCGGTGGAGGAGCTGGCCGCGCGGTGCACCTTCGAGGAGGTCGCCTACCTCCTGTGGCACGGTGAGCTGCCCACCCGGCTGCAGCTCCTGGAGATGGAGGGGGAGGGCCGCGCCCAGCGCGCGATGGACGAGCGGGTGCGCACCGCCGTCGACCTCTTGCCGACGACGGCGCACCCGATGGAGGTCCTGCGCACCGCGGTGAGCGTCATCGGGGCCACCGACCCGTACGCCGGGGACCGCTCCTCCGACTACGCCAAGGCGGTCCGGCTGCTCAGCCAGATCCCGCCCGTCATCGCCTACGACCAGCGCCGCCGGCGCGGGCTGCCGGTCGTCCCGCCCCGCCCGGACCTCGGGTTCGTGGAGAACTTCCTCCACATGACCTTCGGGCGGGTGCCCGCCCCCGTCGTCGTCGACGCCTTCCGCATCTCCCTCATCCTCTACGCCGAGCACTCCTTCAACGCCTCGACGTTCACCGCCCGCGTCATCACCTCGACGCTCTCGGACCTCTACTCCGCCGTCGTCGGGGCGATCGGCGCGCTCAAGGGCCCGCTCCACGGCGGCGCCAACGAGGCCGTCATGGACACGCTGGAGGAGATCGGGGACGCGTCGCGCACCCTCGCGTGGCTCGACGAGACCCTGGCCGCCCGGCGCCGGGTGATGGGCTTCGGGCACCGCGTCTACAAGAAGGGCGACCCGCGCGTGCCGACGATGCGTGCGGCTCTCGGGCGGCTCGTCGAGCACTACGAACGGCACGACGTGCTCGACCTCTACACCTCCCTCGAGCGGGCGATGGCGGAGCGCACCGGCATCGCGCCGAACCTCGACTACCCCTCCGGGCCCGCCTACCACCTCATGGGCTTCGACACCCGCTTGTTCACGCCGCTGCTCGTCGCCGCGCGCGTCACCGGGTGGACGGCGCACGTCATGGAGCAGGCCGCCGACAACACCCTCATCCGGCCGCTGGCGGACTACGTCGGCGCCGAGGAGCGGCATGTGGCGGAGCACGATGGGTGA
- a CDS encoding pirin family protein translates to MTNLERRPQERVCVARPGEGVELVAPRDVPLGGPRAMTVRRTLPSRERSLIGAFCFLDHYGPDDVAATGGMDVAPHPHTGLQTVTWIFSGRVLHQDALGSVQTIEPGQLNLMTAGHGISHSEESTLARFPAERSLHGVQLWTVLPEATRHGDRAFEHVAQVPSFRTDGAHVQVFLGALGGLTSPARADTPLVAAQVDLAAGATLRLRVDPAFEHGVLLDSGELTVAGTALEPAWLAYLAPGREELVLQAGPEPVRAVLVGGEPFPEEVLMWWNFVGRTHEEVLTARDQWQAALAGDPQGAARFGTVPGYAGAPLPAPELPNVRLRPRRRRGQPERR, encoded by the coding sequence GTGACGAACCTCGAGCGCCGTCCCCAGGAGCGGGTGTGCGTCGCCCGGCCCGGTGAGGGCGTCGAGCTCGTCGCGCCCCGCGACGTGCCCCTCGGCGGGCCGCGGGCGATGACGGTGCGGCGCACGCTGCCCTCCCGCGAGCGCTCGCTCATCGGCGCGTTCTGCTTCCTCGACCACTACGGCCCGGACGACGTCGCGGCCACCGGTGGGATGGACGTCGCGCCCCACCCGCACACCGGCCTGCAGACCGTCACCTGGATCTTCTCCGGACGGGTGCTCCACCAGGACGCCCTCGGCTCGGTGCAGACCATCGAGCCCGGGCAGCTCAACCTCATGACCGCGGGGCACGGGATCAGCCACTCCGAGGAGAGCACCCTCGCCCGGTTCCCCGCGGAGCGCTCCCTGCACGGCGTCCAGCTGTGGACCGTGCTGCCCGAGGCCACCCGGCACGGCGACCGGGCCTTCGAGCACGTCGCGCAGGTGCCGTCCTTCCGGACCGACGGCGCCCACGTCCAGGTTTTCCTGGGCGCCCTCGGCGGACTCACCTCCCCGGCCCGGGCCGACACCCCGCTCGTGGCCGCGCAGGTGGACCTGGCCGCGGGGGCGACCCTCCGCCTCCGCGTCGACCCCGCCTTCGAGCACGGCGTGCTCCTGGACTCCGGGGAGCTCACCGTCGCCGGCACCGCGCTCGAGCCGGCGTGGCTCGCCTACCTCGCCCCGGGCCGGGAGGAGCTCGTCCTGCAGGCCGGGCCGGAGCCGGTGCGGGCGGTGCTCGTCGGCGGTGAGCCGTTCCCCGAGGAGGTGCTCATGTGGTGGAACTTCGTCGGCCGCACCCACGAGGAGGTCCTCACCGCCCGGGACCAGTGGCAGGCGGCCCTGGCGGGCGACCCGCAGGGGGCGGCCCGCTTCGGGACCGTGCCGGGGTACGCGGGGGCGCCGCTGCCGGCCCCCGAGCTGCCCAACGTGCGGCTGCGACCCCGCCGCCGGCGGGGGCAGCCCGAGCGACGCTGA